The following coding sequences lie in one Mycobacterium gordonae genomic window:
- a CDS encoding tetratricopeptide repeat protein: MTRPRPSIGPALAGAVDLSGLKQRAQQKASAPPGGPGGPGDPGGPGIIQVTEANFEDEVINRSDEIPVVVLLWSPRSEVCVDLLETLAGLAADDNGTWALAVANVDAAPGIARIFGVQAVPTVVALAAAQPVSSFQGPQPPDQLRRWIDSLIDATAGKLKGAPGSGQPEKVDPVVAAARQHLEAGDLDAAKLSYEEVLAADPASAEAKAAIRKIGFLARATALPPDSVPAADAAPDDIDAAFAAADVQILNQDVTGAFDRLIALIRCTSGDDRSTVRTRLIELFELFDPADPEVVAGRRNLANALY, from the coding sequence GTGACACGTCCCCGACCCTCGATCGGGCCAGCGTTGGCCGGTGCGGTCGACCTGTCCGGTCTCAAGCAACGCGCTCAGCAGAAGGCCAGTGCGCCGCCGGGCGGTCCTGGTGGCCCGGGTGACCCGGGTGGCCCGGGGATCATCCAGGTCACCGAGGCCAATTTCGAGGACGAGGTGATCAACCGGTCCGACGAGATCCCGGTCGTGGTGCTGCTGTGGTCGCCGCGCAGCGAGGTGTGTGTCGACCTTCTCGAGACGCTGGCCGGCCTCGCCGCTGACGACAACGGCACCTGGGCCCTGGCAGTGGCCAACGTCGACGCCGCGCCCGGCATCGCCCGGATCTTCGGCGTGCAGGCGGTCCCGACCGTCGTAGCATTGGCTGCGGCGCAACCGGTTTCAAGTTTCCAGGGTCCACAGCCCCCCGATCAGTTGCGGCGCTGGATCGACTCGCTGATCGACGCCACCGCAGGAAAGCTCAAAGGCGCACCCGGCTCCGGACAACCGGAGAAAGTCGACCCGGTGGTCGCCGCGGCGCGTCAGCACCTGGAGGCTGGTGACCTCGACGCGGCGAAATTGTCCTATGAGGAGGTCCTGGCGGCCGATCCGGCCAGCGCGGAGGCCAAAGCGGCCATCCGCAAGATCGGGTTCCTCGCACGCGCGACCGCGCTTCCGCCGGACTCGGTTCCGGCGGCCGACGCGGCGCCCGACGACATCGACGCGGCCTTCGCCGCCGCCGACGTCCAGATTCTCAACCAGGATGTCACCGGGGCGTTCGACCGTCTGATTGCGTTGATACGCTGTACATCTGGTGATGACCGCAGCACCGTGCGCACCCGGCTGATCGAGTTGTTCGAGCTCTTCGACCCCGCCGACCCTGAGGTGGTTGCCGGTCGCCGCAACCTCGCCAACGCGTTGTACTGA
- a CDS encoding acetyl-CoA C-acetyltransferase: MTTSVIVAGARTPIGKLMGSLKDFSASDLGAIAIKAALDKAFPNQEAPASLVEYVIMGQVLTAGAGQMPARQAAVAAGIGWDVPALTINKMCLSGIDAIALADQLIRAGEFDVVVAGGQESMTRAPHLLMDSRAGYKYGDVTVLDHMAYDGLHDVFTDQPMGALTEQRNDVDKFSRQEQDEYAAQSHQKAAAAWKDGVFADEVVPVDIPQRKGDPLQFSEDEGIRANTTADSLAGLRPAFRKDGTITAGSASQISDGAAAVVVMNKAKAQELGLSWLVEIGAHGVVAGPDSTLQSQPANAIKKALGREGISVDQLDVVEINEAFAAVALASTRELGVNPEIVNVNGGAIAVGHPIGMSGARITLHVALELARRGSGYGVAALCGAGGQGDALILRAG, from the coding sequence ATGACGACGTCGGTGATCGTTGCTGGGGCTCGGACGCCCATCGGCAAACTGATGGGTTCGCTGAAGGACTTCAGCGCCAGCGACCTCGGTGCCATCGCGATCAAGGCCGCGTTGGACAAGGCCTTCCCCAACCAGGAGGCGCCGGCATCGCTGGTCGAGTACGTGATCATGGGCCAGGTGCTGACCGCGGGCGCCGGGCAGATGCCCGCGCGCCAGGCCGCCGTCGCGGCGGGCATCGGCTGGGACGTGCCTGCGCTGACCATCAACAAGATGTGTCTGTCCGGGATCGATGCCATCGCCCTGGCCGACCAGCTCATTCGTGCCGGTGAGTTCGACGTCGTGGTCGCCGGCGGCCAGGAGTCGATGACCAGGGCGCCGCACCTGCTGATGGACAGCCGGGCCGGCTACAAGTACGGCGACGTCACGGTGCTCGACCACATGGCCTACGACGGCCTGCACGATGTCTTCACCGATCAGCCGATGGGCGCGCTGACCGAGCAGCGTAACGACGTCGACAAGTTCAGCCGCCAGGAGCAGGACGAGTACGCGGCGCAGTCGCACCAAAAGGCCGCCGCCGCATGGAAAGACGGTGTTTTCGCCGACGAAGTGGTCCCGGTGGACATCCCGCAGCGGAAGGGCGACCCGCTGCAGTTCAGCGAGGACGAGGGCATCCGGGCGAACACCACCGCCGACTCGCTGGCCGGTCTGAGGCCTGCCTTCCGCAAGGACGGCACCATTACGGCAGGTTCGGCGTCGCAGATTTCCGATGGCGCCGCGGCGGTCGTTGTGATGAACAAGGCGAAGGCCCAGGAGTTGGGGTTATCCTGGCTGGTCGAGATCGGAGCCCACGGCGTGGTGGCCGGGCCGGATTCCACGCTGCAGTCCCAACCCGCCAACGCGATCAAGAAGGCGCTCGGCCGCGAGGGCATCTCGGTCGATCAGCTCGATGTCGTCGAGATCAACGAAGCGTTTGCGGCGGTGGCCCTCGCGTCCACCAGGGAACTCGGCGTCAACCCCGAGATCGTCAACGTCAACGGAGGCGCGATTGCGGTCGGGCACCCCATCGGGATGTCGGGAGCGCGGATCACGCTGCACGTGGCTCTGGAATTGGCGCGTCGCGGATCGGGCTACGGTGTGGCGGCGCTGTGTGGGGCCGGTGGCCAGGGCGACGCGCTGATTTTACGGGCCGGCTGA
- the mce gene encoding methylmalonyl-CoA epimerase, with product MTTDQVDARPTLATSLVTGLDHVGIAVADLDAAIEWYNDHLGMILVHEEINDDQGIREAMLAVPGTSAQIQLMAPLDETSVIAKFIDKRGPGIQQLACRIRDLDAMCEQLRSQGVRLVYEKPRRGTANSRINFIHPKDAGGVLIELVEPAHH from the coding sequence ATGACGACCGATCAAGTTGACGCCCGTCCCACCCTGGCTACGTCACTGGTGACAGGACTCGATCACGTCGGCATTGCAGTCGCCGATCTTGATGCTGCCATCGAGTGGTACAACGACCACCTCGGCATGATCCTGGTGCACGAAGAAATAAACGATGACCAGGGCATTCGCGAAGCGATGCTGGCCGTCCCGGGCACCAGCGCACAGATCCAGCTGATGGCGCCGTTGGATGAGACGTCGGTGATCGCGAAATTCATCGACAAGCGCGGACCCGGCATCCAGCAGCTCGCCTGCCGGATCAGGGACCTCGATGCCATGTGCGAGCAGTTGCGCTCGCAGGGCGTGCGGCTGGTCTACGAGAAGCCCCGCCGTGGCACCGCGAACTCGCGCATCAACTTCATCCACCCCAAGGACGCCGGCGGCGTGCTGATCGAGCTGGTCGAGCCGGCTCACCACTAG